From the genome of Palaemon carinicauda isolate YSFRI2023 chromosome 6, ASM3689809v2, whole genome shotgun sequence, one region includes:
- the LOC137643082 gene encoding uncharacterized protein, translating to MSSSEGYTTNKWCSLAGHLREEKGGVDFADLVEFVYKKARAAYDPAFSKFALKNNYSKPENSSGSFKFISCQQKSKSSNFATQAELNPENRKPSIVSEEEKSCPMCKKNYDLNDCWNFAMKTSEEKIDFLKERRLCFGCFGLNHTSKGCVKRKQCKTCSKRHPTSLHIDGLKLHKENDSSCSKEASEIIVSTCSLIPIIYGRKQHYLSAKTFTRQDIPVSHQQISKPKLLKKVAGLRNIADLIPDYREDLEIGLLIGSNCPKAPQPLEVLPAKGPDSYAVLYHHGWTVSGPLHFKYSSEKNNISCHHVSLQEVKKVKECFHSAAVVHMFERDFSEKDVGRVPDEKGLSQEDQQFLKEVAENIQFTNGHYQLPLPFRTNKVNLVNNREQAVKRAQWQRRKMKLNPKYPEDYVEFVEKLVSEGYAYKVLEDQSYDEQPAWYLPHHGVYHPKKPSKIRVVFDCSAKYQGSSLNDKLLQGPDMINSLIGVLIRFRLERVALMGDIESMFYQVQVPKVQHKYLRFLWWPGGELESEITEYRMGVHIFGAVSSPSIANYALRAAADHAGDKYGPDVERTIKTNFYVDDYLKSVPSEEQALRLVVKVIKDFSENTQWSKDNSADIASRSFTSQQMLNIWFDGPYFLRGPEELWKNDMPQGVVELEGSTSFAVHPEDVEVNAVDKFLEYYSSWHRLRMAVAVITVFFFILKSKRQARLIVSFTAEELDAAGKAIIRYIQKKTFSKEVTLLQKSEGSRGRGLCSSSSIYKLDPFIDPKDRLLRVNGRLSKAEISAGEKHPMILPGRIILPL from the exons AAAGAGCAAAAGCTCAAACTTTGCTACCCAAGCAGAACTGAATCCAGAAAATAGAAAGCCATCAATAGTGTCTGAGGAAGAGAAATCATGTCCAATGTGCAAGAAAAACTATGATCTTAATGATTGCTGGAATTTTGCTATGAAGACCtctgaagaaaaaatagatttccttAAGGAGAGAAGGTTGTGTTTTGGATGCTTTGGTCTCAACCATACCTCTAAAGGATGTGTGAAAAGGAAGCAATGTAAGACATGCTCTAAGAGGCATCCCACATCACTGCATATCGATGGATTGAAGCTACATAAAGAGAATGATAGCTCATGTAGCAAAGAAGCAAGTGAAATTATTGTTAGCACATGTAGCCTAATACCAATCAT ATATGGAAGGAAACAACACTATTTATCTGCCAAAACTTTTACTCGTCAAGATATCCCAGTGAGTCATCAACAGATATCAAAACCAAAATTGCTCAAAAAGGTAGCCGGTCTGAGGAATATTGCTGATCTAATTCCTGATTATAGAGAAGATTTGGAGATTGGTTTGttgattggcagtaattgccctAAAGCACCGCAACCATTAGAGGTGCTTCCAGCTAAGGGTCCAGATTCATATGCAGTTCTTTACCACCATGGATGGACTGTTAGTGGCCCTCTACATTTTAAATACTCTTCAGAGAAGAACAATATTTCATGTCACCATGTCTCTCTTCAGGAAGTTAAAAAGGTAAAGGAATGTTTTCATTCTGCAGCTGTGGTCCATATGTTTGAAAGAGATTTTAGTGAGAAAGATGTTGGTAGAGTTCCTGATGAGAAGGGTCTGTCACAAGAAGATCAACAGTTCCTCAAAGAAGTGGCAGAAAACATTCAGTTTACCAATGGACACTACCAGCTTCCCCTACCATTTAGAACCAATAAAGTtaacttggtaaacaatagagaacAGGCAGTGAAACGAGCACaatggcaaagaagaaaaatgaaactaaATCCAAAGTACCCTGAAGATTATGTGGAATTTGTTGAGAAATTGGTGTCTGAAGGATATGCTTATAAGGTTCTGGAGGATCAGTCGTATGATGAACAACCTGCATGGTATCTACCTCATCACGGTGTCTACCATCCAAAAAAGCCAAGTAAGATTAGAGTAGTCTTTGACTGTAGTGCTAAATACCAGGGTAGTTCCCTTAATGACAAGTTGTTGCAAGGTCCTGATATGATCAATTCCCTGATTGGAGTGCTCATCAGATTTCGTCTAGAAAGGGTGGCCTTGATGGGTGACATAGAATCTATGTTTTACCAAGTTCAGGTACCAAAGGTTCAACATAAATACCTAAGAttcttatggtggcctggtggtgaacTTGAAAGCGAAATTACAGAGTATCGAATGGGTGTTCACATCTTTGGGGCAGTATCATCACCTAGCATTGCCAATTATGCTTTGAGGGCAGCAGCTGACCATGCAGGAGATAAGtatggtccagatgtagaacgcaCCATTAAGACTAATTTTTATGTGGATGACTATTTAAAGTCTGTACCTTCAGAAGAGCAGGCATTAAGACTTGT AGTGAAAGTAATTAAGGATTTCTCTGAAAATACACAATGGAGTAAAGATAATTCTGCTGATATTGCATCAAGAAGTTTCACGAGTCAGCAAATGCTGAACATTTGGTTTGATGGCCCATATTTTCTTAGAGGACCAGAGGAGCTGTGGAAAAATGATATGCCCCAAGGTGTAGTTGAATTGGAAGGATCTACAAGTTTTGCAGTGCATCCAGAAGATGTGGAGGTAAATGCTGTTGATAAGTTTCTTGAGTATTATTCTTCATGGCATCGATTGAGGATGGCTGTTGCTGTTATCACCGTCTTTTTTTTCATACTGAAATCTAAGAGACAGGCTAGACTTATTGTTTCATTTACAGCAGAAGAATTAGATGCTGCTGGAAAAGCAATCATCAGATATATTCAGAAGAAAACTTTTAGTAAGGAAGTGACACTCTTACAAAAGAGCGAAGGGTCAAGGGGCCGAGGACTTTGTAGTAGCAGTAGCATTTATAAACTAGATCCCTTCATTGATCCTAAAGACAGGCTTCTTCGCGTTAATGGACGGCTCTCCAAAGCAGAAATTTCAGCTGGCGAGAAACATCCAATGATATTACCAGGAAGAATCATATTACCACTTTGA